In one Brassica oleracea var. oleracea cultivar TO1000 chromosome C9, BOL, whole genome shotgun sequence genomic region, the following are encoded:
- the LOC106313817 gene encoding umecyanin yields MAGVFKTVTCMFLVLAAVVFAEDYDVGDDTEWARPNDPKYYATWAASKTFRVGDELEFDFTAGRHDVAVVTKDAYENCVKEKPLSVMMTPPVKIILNTTGPQYYICTFGDHCRFGQKLAINVVGAGGATTPAAGGTTPTTPGAGTTTTTTPTAGSAASTLGGASFLVAFVSAVVALF; encoded by the exons ATGGCCGGAGTTTTCAAAACGGTGACATGTATGTTTTTGGTTTTAGCTGCGGTTGTTTTCGCAGAGGACTATGATGTTGGTGATGATACCGAATGGGCGAGACCTAACGATCCCAAGTACTATGCTACATGGGCTGCCAGTAAAACGTTCCGTGTAGGCGACGAGCTTG AATTTGATTTCACCGCTGGGAGACATGATGTGGCTGTTGTAACAAAAGATGCATATGAGAACTGCGTGAAAGAGAAACCCCTCAGCGTCATGATGACTCCTCCGGTCAAAATTATACTAAACACCACCGGACCACAATACTACATCTGCACCTTCGGTGACCATTGCCGCTTTGGTCAAAAACTTGCCATCAACGTAGTTGGTGCTGGTGGTGCTACCACCCCTGCTGCTGGAGGAACCACTCCCACCACCCCAGGAGCCGGGACGACTACTACTACAACACCTACGGCTGGAAGTGCCGCTTCTACATTAGGTGGTGCCTCTTTTTTGGTCGCCTTCGTTTCTGCTGTTGTTGCTCTCTTTTGA